Proteins from a single region of Chloroherpeton thalassium ATCC 35110:
- a CDS encoding ABC transporter ATP-binding protein: protein MRPEVLRTHALTIGYQGKKHSHFGRFGKKSSAKKPGHRIRTIVKDLVLELNRGELVCLLGPNGAGKSTLMRTLSGIQMPLAGSIDISGKPISKMSSKEIALHLSIVLTERITVGNLSVYALVALGRSPYTGWMGNLSKDDEQIVREAIEITGTEPFVNAHLSDLSDGERQKVMIARALAQDTPIILLDEPTAHLDLPNRVEIIRLLRKLTQEKGKSILMSTHELDLALQAADKIWLMQEKKDGALDAKSELLAGIPEELILNGQFEKAFARDGFLFDRATGAFQIHHPTSGKIGLIGNGAPGHWTKRALERLGFQVCLDEFIYPRVEIDSEKCRDVWCYFANEAQAPENLYSISELIRALQTQRTRMN, encoded by the coding sequence ATGAGACCGGAAGTTCTACGAACCCATGCGCTGACGATTGGCTATCAAGGAAAGAAGCATTCCCATTTTGGGAGATTTGGGAAAAAGAGCAGCGCAAAAAAGCCAGGCCATCGGATTCGAACCATTGTGAAAGATTTAGTGCTTGAGTTAAACAGAGGTGAGCTGGTTTGTTTACTCGGCCCGAATGGAGCAGGCAAGTCGACGTTGATGCGGACTTTATCTGGCATTCAAATGCCGCTTGCAGGCTCCATTGATATTTCCGGCAAGCCGATTTCGAAAATGTCCTCAAAAGAAATCGCGTTGCATTTAAGTATTGTATTAACCGAGCGCATCACGGTTGGCAATTTGTCCGTGTATGCGTTGGTCGCGCTCGGGCGCTCGCCCTACACCGGTTGGATGGGAAATCTTTCTAAAGACGATGAGCAAATCGTGCGCGAAGCGATAGAAATTACTGGAACAGAACCTTTTGTCAATGCGCACCTGAGCGACCTCAGCGACGGCGAACGCCAAAAGGTGATGATTGCTCGCGCGCTCGCGCAAGACACGCCCATCATTTTGCTCGATGAACCCACCGCGCATTTGGATTTGCCGAACCGTGTGGAAATTATCCGCCTGCTTAGAAAACTCACGCAGGAAAAAGGCAAAAGCATTTTGATGTCGACCCACGAGTTGGATTTGGCGCTGCAAGCCGCCGATAAAATTTGGCTCATGCAGGAAAAGAAAGACGGCGCTTTGGATGCGAAAAGCGAACTGCTCGCAGGCATTCCCGAAGAGCTGATTTTAAACGGCCAATTTGAAAAAGCTTTTGCCCGCGACGGATTTTTATTCGACCGCGCAACCGGCGCGTTCCAAATTCATCATCCAACTTCTGGAAAAATTGGCTTAATCGGCAATGGCGCTCCTGGTCATTGGACAAAGCGCGCCTTGGAGCGATTGGGATTCCAAGTTTGCCTGGATGAATTTATTTACCCTCGTGTAGAAATTGATTCTGAAAAGTGCCGTGATGTCTGGTGCTACTTCGCAAATGAAGCTCAAGCGCCGGAAAATCTATACAGCATCTCCGAACTGATTCGTGCGCTGCAAACGCAACGAACCCGAATGAATTAA